CGCTTCGTCGAGCTCTCCTGGCATCCGGAGGGCGCCGTGACGCACGTGGTGCTGGTCGGCAAGGGCATCACGTTCGACACCGGCGGTATCTCGATCAAGCCGGTCGACGGCATGAAGCTCATGCGCAAGGACATGGGCGGCGCCGCGTCGGTCATCGCGGCCACGCTGGGTGCCGCTGCCCTGGACCTGCCGGTACGCGTCACCGCGCTCGCCCCGCTCGCGGAAAATCTGCTGAGCGGCTCGGCGTTCCGCCCCGGCGACATCGTGCGCCACTACGGCGGGGTCACGAGCGAGACGACAAACTCCGACGCCGAGGGCCGGCTGGTGCTGGCCGACGCGCTCGCGTACGCCATCGAGCACCTCTCGCCCGACCTGCTGATCGACCTCGCGACCCTGACCGGCGCGAACGCCGTGGCCCTCGGCAAGCGCACCGCGGCGCTCTACAGCGAGAGCGACGAGCTGGCCGCCGCCCTGATCGGCGCCGCCGAAGAGGCTGGCGAGCAGGCGTGGCGGATGCCGCTGGCGGCCGACTACGTGGAGTACCTCGGCAGCGACGTCGCCGACCTTTACAGCGCGCCGGACCGCGGCGCCGGCTCGGTGACCGCCGCCCTGTTCCTGCGCGAGTTCGTGGGCGACCTGCGGGATCGCTGGGTGCACGTGGACATGTCGGCGCCGTCCTGGTCGGACAGCGCCGACGGGGTACTGGCGAAGGGCGCGACCGGCTGGGGCGTACGGACGCTGATGCGCTGGCTCGCCACCCTGCCCGCGGCGTAGACCGCGGCGTCAGGCGTGCTTGACGGCGGCGAGTAGGCCGTCGCCGGCGGGGAGCAGCGCCGGTATCCACTCCTCGCTCTCCCGCACCGCCTTCACCACCTCGCGGATCGTCACGGTGTCGAGGTCGCGCGCGGCCGGGTCGCCGATGCGGCCGCCGGCCAGCGCGCCGTTGAGCGCGAGCACGCCCGCCGGGCGGAGCAGCCGGAGGGCGGCGTCGACGCAGGCGCCGAACTCAGCGGGGTCGGCGTCCACAAAGATCATGTCGTACGCGCCGTCGGCCAGCCGGGGGAGCACGTCCAGCGCGCGGCCGGCGATGATCCGGGTGCGCGAGGGCGCGAAGCCCGCCTCCTGGAATATCCGCCGCGCGATGCGCTGGTGCTCGCTTTCCAGGTCGATCGTCGTCAACACTCCGTCTGGCCTCATGCCGCGCAGCAGCCACACGCCGCTCACGCCGGTGCCGGTGCCGATCTCGACCACCGCTCGGGCACCACCGGCCGCCGCGAGCAGCCGCAGTGCGGCCCCCGCGCCGGGCGCGACCGGCTCCAGCCCCACCTCACGGGCGAGCGTGCGCGCGGTCTGCAGGACGATGTCCTCGGCGACGTACCCCTCGGCGAACTGGAGTGCCTGAGTGGTCGACAGACCACCGAAGCGTGCGACCGTGGCGATGGTGGACCTCCTGCTGCGGGGATGTCGGTCGGGGTATGCCGGGTGTCGGTCGAGGTATCAGCCTACGGGCGCGGGTATCGCAACGGGACCCGGCGCATCGGCTGAATGCTTCCGTTCCTATCCTTCCCACCCACCCGCCCCATCTCTGATATCCGTGCCATCCTGGATGAACCGAAGTACCGACTGGGAGGCAGCGAACGTGACGGACGGCTGGCACTGGCACCAGCCCGACGGCACCGCGACGCCGGCGACTTCGTCGCCGTCGGCGAGGCCGCCGGTGACCCCTCATGCTGCCGGTTCACCCTGGTGGTCCGACGCTCTGGGCGACCCCTGGCGCGACCCGCGCGCACCGGCCGCCGTGGTCCTGCCGACGCCGCCGAGTCCGGGCGCCGCACCCGAGCCGGTCACCGACCCGGCCGCCGCGTCGCGGCGCGGCCTGACATCGGTGCTGTTGATCGCGATCTTCTCGGCGCTGCTCGCCGGCGCGCTCGGCGGCTCCCTTGGGTACGCGCTCGCCCTGCGCGGGGGAGTCGGCGGGGGCACCGTGCTGGGCAGCGGGCCAAACGGCGAGGCGCCTGCGGTCGCCCAGCGCCCACCGGACTCGCTCGCGGGCGTGGCCGAGCGGGTGGCGCCCAGCGTCGTGACCGTCCGCGCGGCCACCAAGGGAGGGACCAGCATCGGGTCCGGCTTCGTGGCCACCGCCGACGGGTACGTGATCACGAACGACCACGTCGTCGAAGGCGCGACGGGCGGCGCCACGGTCGTCTTCAACGACGGCGCGACCGCCTCCGGCTCGATCGTGGGACATGACGCGGAATCGGACATAGCGGTCATCAAGGTGTCGCGGCCCAACCTCGTACCAGTCGAGTTCGGTGACTCGGAGGCCATCGCGGTCGGCGACCCGGTGCTCGCGTTCGGGTCGCCGCTCGCGCTCGCCAACACCGTTACCGCCGGCATCGTCAGCGCGCTCGACCGGACGATCCAGTCCGGCGAGCCAGGCGGCCAGGTGCGCTACTACGCGGCCATCCAGACCGATGCCGCGGTCAACCAGGGCAACTCCGGTGGTCCGCTGGTCGACAGCGGCGGCCGGGTCGTGGGCGTCAACTCGGTGATCAAGTCGCTGGCGGCCGACGAGGAGCAGGCCGGCAACATCGGCCTCGCGTTCGCCATCCCGATCAACCAGGCCAAGCGGGTGGCCCAGGACATCATCGACACCGGCAAGGCGCGCCGGACGGTCATCGGCGCCCAGGTGGACGGCAGTGGCCGCAACCCGGGCGGAGGCGCCCGCCTCACCGCC
The window above is part of the Phytohabitans houttuyneae genome. Proteins encoded here:
- a CDS encoding leucyl aminopeptidase family protein, which gives rise to MTAIRLAAESGAARAVALAVYAPDGGPVLPLIAYDLPEDARAEAAELLGDLDGDAGVTRALRRPLRTPEHLLLVNAGSGDESGWRAAGAAVSRAFADEMSITIAMPADVSPEAVRGFSEGLLLAAYRFSMRDEPAAERDVTVVVGDPERYTEALATARATADATRLARDLTNTPSSLKNPAWFADQVVGAVGGRPGLSVTVREPEQLASEGFGGILAVGAGSASPPRFVELSWHPEGAVTHVVLVGKGITFDTGGISIKPVDGMKLMRKDMGGAASVIAATLGAAALDLPVRVTALAPLAENLLSGSAFRPGDIVRHYGGVTSETTNSDAEGRLVLADALAYAIEHLSPDLLIDLATLTGANAVALGKRTAALYSESDELAAALIGAAEEAGEQAWRMPLAADYVEYLGSDVADLYSAPDRGAGSVTAALFLREFVGDLRDRWVHVDMSAPSWSDSADGVLAKGATGWGVRTLMRWLATLPAA
- a CDS encoding S1C family serine protease; the protein is MNRSTDWEAANVTDGWHWHQPDGTATPATSSPSARPPVTPHAAGSPWWSDALGDPWRDPRAPAAVVLPTPPSPGAAPEPVTDPAAASRRGLTSVLLIAIFSALLAGALGGSLGYALALRGGVGGGTVLGSGPNGEAPAVAQRPPDSLAGVAERVAPSVVTVRAATKGGTSIGSGFVATADGYVITNDHVVEGATGGATVVFNDGATASGSIVGHDAESDIAVIKVSRPNLVPVEFGDSEAIAVGDPVLAFGSPLALANTVTAGIVSALDRTIQSGEPGGQVRYYAAIQTDAAVNQGNSGGPLVDSGGRVVGVNSVIKSLAADEEQAGNIGLAFAIPINQAKRVAQDIIDTGKARRTVIGAQVDGSGRNPGGGARLTAVDAGGPAAASGLRAGDVVTKLDGRPVEQATDLIALVRKYAPGAVVTVEYRRGSSKQNASVTLAADAK
- a CDS encoding O-methyltransferase encodes the protein MSTTQALQFAEGYVAEDIVLQTARTLAREVGLEPVAPGAGAALRLLAAAGGARAVVEIGTGTGVSGVWLLRGMRPDGVLTTIDLESEHQRIARRIFQEAGFAPSRTRIIAGRALDVLPRLADGAYDMIFVDADPAEFGACVDAALRLLRPAGVLALNGALAGGRIGDPAARDLDTVTIREVVKAVRESEEWIPALLPAGDGLLAAVKHA